In the Pseudoalteromonas undina genome, one interval contains:
- the aat gene encoding leucyl/phenylalanyl-tRNA--protein transferase — MTKQLYQLAQSHFTFPDPNHALDDPDGLLAIGGCLSVTRLKNAYLSGIFPWFSEQEPIMWWSPSERGIVELNDFHVSKSLRKHLKKHPVTVTINHAFEEVIEACRDQRIDTDGTWITPQMQQAYIKAHYNGIAHSLEVWREGELVGGLYGIMQTGVFCGESMFHHQTNCSKLAMWALVNWLKRHNAHFIDCQLENPYLMSLGASVIPREEFLTKLNKAQCYTPAASMWQPQELIAIYE, encoded by the coding sequence ATGACTAAACAACTTTATCAACTCGCTCAAAGCCACTTTACTTTTCCTGATCCCAACCATGCATTAGATGATCCAGATGGTTTGCTTGCCATTGGTGGATGTTTATCGGTAACGCGGTTAAAAAATGCCTATTTATCTGGTATTTTTCCGTGGTTTAGTGAGCAAGAGCCAATTATGTGGTGGTCACCGAGTGAGCGCGGTATTGTTGAGCTTAATGACTTTCATGTTAGTAAAAGCTTACGAAAACATTTAAAAAAGCACCCGGTCACCGTAACTATTAATCATGCCTTTGAAGAAGTGATAGAAGCGTGCCGCGATCAACGCATTGATACCGATGGCACTTGGATAACCCCGCAAATGCAACAGGCGTACATAAAAGCGCATTACAATGGCATAGCTCATAGTTTAGAGGTATGGCGTGAGGGAGAGCTTGTAGGCGGCTTATATGGGATTATGCAAACTGGCGTTTTTTGTGGTGAATCAATGTTTCATCATCAAACAAATTGCTCCAAACTGGCGATGTGGGCGCTGGTTAATTGGCTTAAGCGCCATAATGCGCATTTTATTGATTGCCAATTAGAAAATCCTTATTTAATGTCGTTAGGTGCCAGCGTGATTCCACGTGAAGAATTTTTAACTAAACTTAATAAAGCACAGTGTTACACCCCAGCTGCCAGTATGTGGCAGCCACAGGAGCTAATCGCGATATATGAATGA
- the cspD gene encoding cold shock domain-containing protein CspD: MACGKVKWFNNAKGFGFIVEDGCENDIFAHYSTIVMDGYKTLKAGQDVTFELQQGPKGLHATNIAPNGDIIE, encoded by the coding sequence ATGGCTTGTGGTAAAGTCAAATGGTTCAACAACGCCAAAGGTTTTGGTTTCATCGTAGAAGACGGTTGCGAGAACGACATTTTTGCTCATTACTCCACTATTGTAATGGACGGATACAAGACGCTTAAAGCTGGTCAAGATGTTACCTTCGAATTACAACAGGGCCCTAAAGGTCTACACGCTACTAATATAGCCCCTAACGGCGATATTATAGAGTGA
- a CDS encoding arginyltransferase: MNEQLPARIGLSQPFECSYLPDRQEQLLVILDPSCYSSNKFESLLGLGFRRSGNQIYRPHCPICSACSSVRVLADEFMPTKSQKRKLNKAKNRFEVKYSQVEREQYYPLYSKYISLRHQDGSMYPPDKSQFQSFLFCSWLTITFIELWDQENLVAVAVTDCMDNAISAIYTFFDPDYEHFSLGTVMILQQLKFAKQQHKQFVYLGYQIDECDKMKYKTQFLPAQKQLNDQWVAI, encoded by the coding sequence ATGAATGAACAACTTCCGGCTCGTATAGGCCTAAGCCAACCGTTTGAATGCAGTTATTTACCTGATCGCCAAGAACAATTGCTGGTGATACTCGACCCAAGTTGTTACAGCAGCAACAAGTTTGAATCATTATTAGGATTAGGCTTTCGTCGCAGCGGTAACCAAATTTACCGTCCGCACTGCCCTATTTGCAGCGCATGTAGTTCTGTGCGCGTTTTAGCTGATGAGTTTATGCCGACAAAATCGCAAAAACGTAAACTTAACAAAGCAAAAAACCGCTTTGAGGTAAAATATTCACAGGTTGAACGCGAACAATACTACCCACTTTACAGTAAATACATTAGTTTACGTCATCAAGACGGTTCTATGTATCCACCTGATAAATCACAATTTCAAAGTTTTTTGTTTTGTAGCTGGTTAACCATCACCTTTATAGAGCTTTGGGATCAAGAAAACTTAGTAGCCGTTGCTGTAACTGATTGTATGGACAACGCTATTTCCGCTATTTATACATTTTTTGACCCTGACTACGAACACTTCAGTTTAGGGACTGTAATGATATTACAGCAGCTTAAATTTGCTAAACAGCAACACAAACAGTTTGTTTATTTAGGCTATCAAATAGATGAATGCGACAAAATGAAGTATAAAACCCAGTTTTTACCTGCCCAAAAACAGCTCAATGACCAGTGGGTGGCTATTTAA
- the clpS gene encoding ATP-dependent Clp protease adapter ClpS, with the protein MKDSGVIDTVRDSEKQKLQPPRKYKVVLNNDDYTPMDFVIEILMTFFNMDSDRATDVMLQIHQQGKGICGVYSADVAHTKAEQVNRYSRDNEHPLLCSCEQE; encoded by the coding sequence ATGAAAGATTCTGGTGTTATCGACACCGTTCGCGATAGTGAAAAGCAAAAGTTGCAGCCACCGCGAAAATATAAAGTTGTGTTAAACAACGATGATTACACGCCGATGGATTTTGTAATAGAGATCTTAATGACGTTTTTTAATATGGATAGCGATAGAGCAACTGATGTGATGCTGCAAATACATCAGCAAGGTAAGGGCATATGTGGTGTTTACAGCGCCGACGTAGCACATACTAAGGCTGAGCAAGTTAACCGCTACTCAAGGGATAACGAGCATCCACTGCTATGTAGTTGTGAGCAGGAATAA
- the clpA gene encoding ATP-dependent Clp protease ATP-binding subunit ClpA: protein MLNKDLELTLNTAFREARTRRHEFMTVEHLLLALLDNPSAGEALNACGVDVSGLKTELLEFIDETTPVIPDLEEERETQPTLGFQRVLQRAVFHVQSSGKNEVTGVNVLVAIFSEQESQAVYLLKKNDISRLDIVNFISHGIAKGDDELGDDTDDIHEEVQEVASEEASKLDSFTTNLNIHAKEGNIDPLVGRDSEVERTVQVLCRRKKNNPLLVGEAGVGKTAIAEGLAYRIVNEQVPEVIADAVVYSLDMGALLAGTKYRGDFEKRFKSLLKELQAKAGSILFIDEIHTIIGAGAASGGVMDASNLIKPLLSSGQLRCMGSTTYGEYKNIFEKDRALVRRFQKIDVLEPSVEDTTKILNGLKDRYEAHHGIRYTQKALKAAAELSAKYINERHLPDKAIDVIDEAGASQRLLPTSKRKKTIGVSDIEMIVSKMARIPPQNVSSSDKETLKNLDRNLKMLVFGQDQSIDALTSAIRLSRSGLANENKPVGSFLFAGPTGVGKTEVTKQLAKCMGVEFIRFDMSEYVERHAVSRLIGAPPGYVGFEQGGLLTEAVIKNPHAVVLLDEIEKAHPDIYNILLQVMDHGTLTDNNGRKADFRNVVVVMTTNAGVQETTRKSIGFSEQDHTHDAMGEINKVFSPEFRNRLDNIIWFNHLEKEVILQVVDKFVVELQAQLDKKSVNLELTSKAREWLADKGYDKAMGARPMARVIQEDLKKQLANEILFGELISGGTVKVSVKDKKLRFDYESDLTPA from the coding sequence ATGCTAAATAAAGACTTAGAACTAACTTTGAACACTGCGTTTCGTGAAGCGCGTACACGTCGTCATGAGTTTATGACCGTAGAGCACCTTTTATTAGCTCTACTCGACAACCCATCAGCTGGAGAAGCGCTTAATGCGTGTGGTGTTGACGTTTCTGGATTAAAAACAGAGTTACTTGAATTTATTGATGAAACCACACCGGTTATTCCTGATTTAGAAGAAGAGCGCGAAACTCAACCAACACTTGGTTTTCAGCGGGTATTACAGCGCGCTGTATTTCATGTGCAATCTTCTGGCAAAAATGAAGTCACAGGCGTTAATGTGCTGGTCGCTATTTTTTCTGAGCAAGAAAGCCAAGCCGTGTACTTACTTAAAAAGAATGATATTTCTCGACTTGATATTGTTAACTTCATTTCTCATGGTATCGCCAAAGGTGACGACGAATTAGGCGATGATACCGACGATATTCATGAAGAGGTGCAAGAAGTAGCAAGCGAAGAAGCGAGTAAGCTCGACAGCTTTACAACTAACCTTAATATACACGCTAAAGAGGGTAATATTGACCCGCTTGTTGGCCGTGATAGTGAAGTAGAGCGCACAGTGCAAGTGCTGTGTCGTCGTAAAAAGAATAACCCATTACTGGTTGGTGAAGCCGGCGTAGGTAAAACTGCTATTGCCGAGGGCTTAGCCTATCGTATTGTTAACGAACAAGTGCCTGAAGTCATTGCTGATGCGGTTGTGTACTCCTTAGATATGGGCGCGTTACTTGCCGGTACCAAATACCGAGGCGATTTTGAAAAACGCTTTAAAAGTTTATTAAAAGAGTTACAAGCAAAAGCAGGTTCAATTTTATTTATTGATGAAATTCACACCATTATTGGTGCAGGTGCTGCCTCAGGTGGGGTAATGGATGCCTCAAACTTAATTAAGCCGTTACTCTCAAGTGGGCAATTACGTTGTATGGGTTCTACCACTTACGGTGAGTACAAGAATATTTTTGAAAAAGATCGCGCCCTTGTCCGTCGCTTTCAAAAAATTGATGTGCTTGAACCTAGCGTTGAAGATACCACTAAAATTCTTAACGGCTTAAAAGATCGTTACGAAGCACACCATGGTATTCGTTATACGCAAAAAGCGTTAAAAGCAGCCGCCGAGCTAAGTGCCAAGTACATTAATGAGCGTCACTTACCTGATAAAGCGATTGACGTTATTGATGAAGCAGGCGCAAGCCAACGGCTACTGCCTACGTCTAAGCGTAAAAAAACCATTGGTGTATCTGATATTGAGATGATTGTGTCTAAAATGGCGCGTATTCCGCCTCAAAATGTGTCGTCGTCTGATAAAGAAACGCTGAAAAACTTAGACCGTAATTTAAAAATGTTGGTGTTTGGACAAGATCAATCCATTGATGCATTAACTTCTGCTATTCGCTTATCGCGCTCAGGTTTAGCAAACGAGAACAAACCGGTTGGTTCGTTCTTATTTGCAGGCCCAACAGGGGTAGGTAAAACAGAGGTTACCAAGCAATTAGCTAAATGCATGGGTGTTGAGTTTATTCGTTTTGATATGTCTGAATACGTTGAGCGCCATGCGGTGAGCCGTTTAATTGGTGCGCCTCCGGGTTATGTAGGTTTTGAACAAGGCGGCTTATTAACAGAAGCGGTGATCAAAAACCCACATGCAGTGGTATTGCTGGATGAAATTGAAAAAGCGCATCCTGATATCTACAACATTTTATTACAAGTTATGGATCACGGTACGCTAACAGATAATAACGGCCGAAAAGCTGACTTTAGAAACGTAGTAGTGGTGATGACCACCAATGCCGGCGTGCAAGAAACCACGCGTAAGTCGATTGGTTTTAGTGAGCAAGATCACACACACGATGCAATGGGTGAAATTAACAAAGTATTTTCACCTGAATTTAGAAACCGCTTAGATAACATTATTTGGTTTAATCACCTCGAAAAAGAGGTTATTTTGCAAGTGGTTGATAAATTTGTTGTTGAGTTACAAGCGCAACTGGATAAGAAGTCAGTTAACCTTGAGCTTACTTCTAAAGCTCGTGAGTGGTTGGCTGATAAAGGCTATGACAAAGCAATGGGCGCGCGTCCTATGGCGCGTGTTATCCAAGAAGATCTTAAAAAGCAATTGGCTAACGAAATACTGTTTGGTGAGCTAATTTCTGGCGGTACGGTAAAAGTATCGGTTAAAGATAAAAAACTGCGTTTTGATTACGAGAGTGACTTAACGCCAGCCTAA
- the infA gene encoding translation initiation factor IF-1 yields MAKEDVIEMQGTVLDTLPNTMFRVELENGHVVVAHISGKMRKNYIRILTGDKVTVEMTPYDLSKGRIVFRAR; encoded by the coding sequence ATGGCGAAAGAAGACGTAATCGAAATGCAAGGGACAGTCCTTGATACTTTACCAAATACAATGTTCCGAGTTGAGCTAGAAAATGGTCACGTAGTTGTGGCTCATATTTCAGGTAAAATGCGCAAAAACTATATCCGTATTTTAACCGGCGATAAAGTAACGGTAGAAATGACTCCTTACGATTTATCGAAAGGTCGTATCGTATTCCGTGCTCGCTAA